The DNA window GGAGCCCAACAAGAGGGGGTCCCACCGTCAGGCCTTGTCGGCCACTCTTCAGAGCCCCAACGGCTCTTTTCGAAATCAAACGGGCAGGATTTAAggaccgttggttgatccaacggtccagattcaaactttatttttaaaaaatatgttattttaaaatacattgaatccaacggttgagattgaatatactcaaatctaacggtaaaaaaaaagatctaacggcctaaatttaaatccaacggctaaaataattaaataaatttatttaacacaaaatttacccaaaaaatctataaatacctatgtatttgttcaaacatccacacaaaattcaattttctcctacaattcttccaatttatctttctatcatttctttccatttccaaattgttcaacatggcaagagagcatgttagaggtcgtaattggacctttGAGGAAGATGTTTCTTTATGCTTGGCATGGGTGTCTGTTAGTGAAGATGGTGCAGttggcacaaatcaaaataaaaaggttttgtgggataaaatcattgcaaagtttcaagaaaactGCAACGGCAGCGGGCGAGACGGTAgtggtgtttatgatcggtggaagactatcaacaaagcatgcactttatggAAGGGAAGCTTAGAGAGAGCCATGGTTGGCATGCCTAGTGGAAGGAGCGCCATAGAAATTGTGAGtttttttcttgatattttatttgtcatgtacataatattattttgcaactaattatttttatgtattttttgcatagggtgacaaagcaatggaaatttacaagacaagagtaacaccaaaaaatcaagtttttaagttGCAACATGCTTGTGacgtcctcaaggattgtccaAGGTGGGCAACCGATGCAGACCAACAATGGGGAAGATTATTTCAACGTGAAGCCGCACCAAGAAATGAAGGTGGCGATGAAGGTGTCGATGAAATGACCCCATCTCCTTCTTTAGCAAGGCCCCCGGgaagagataagcaaaaggaagcaaagagaaaagggaagtcccaAGATTCCCCAAGTGGAGACTTTGCTATCGGAATTgcaaaattgcatgaaactcATAGCGCTCGCCAAGAAGAAGCGGCCCGATTGCGTTTGCAAATGAAGGAAATCTCGGATAGGGAGGAAAATAGGTTTGAAATTGAATTCATGATGAAGGACCTCAACAAATACActccagagaggaagaagttcttacgtaataagcaaaaggaaattaTGCGAAAGTCTGCCTCAAGGCGTATGTTTCAAGAGGAACCCTATATCCCAACATTTCAACGAAGTCCATCACCAAGTGAAGATGGTGGATATGATTGTTAAGTTTATGTAGTGTATGAATTATGTGCTTTATTAATTatcgtttgtattaagtttatgttgtttattatgttgtttattatgtggtttatgtactttattaagtttatgtcttattattattgtttCTATTTAATCTAAATGTCTTCAATAATTATTGTACTTATTATTTCAACCTCCATTCAATAAATTATTCAACGTAGTAGACAAATAACAACATAGTACACGTAAAATTATTACATAAATGCTCAACCAACATCATCAACGTTCACCTTCTCGGCGCCACACATGCTCAACCAAATCCTTGCAGAGTGTGTCATGAATTTGAGGAGCTTGAATTCTATTTAAACGTCTCATATACTCACCCAAGGTGACCCTATCATGTTGGGTCTCATATGTGGTTGGAGCGAGATATTCAACATCTCTTGCAATAGCTCTCGCATGTGTTGGTTGGTCATCATCCACATCTTCGTCTGAATCTTCTACAATTTCgatgtactcatcttccacaatcatattGTGCAAAATTATGCACATCATCATGATTGAATGGAGGTCTTCGGGTTGCCAAAATCGTGCAGGCCCTCTAACAATGGCCCATCGAGCTTGTAAGATCCCGAATGCTCTCTCCACATCTTTCTTGTAAGACTCTTGCCTCTGTgaaaataatttcttcttttcacTATCGGGATGAGAAAAACTTTTGACAAAGGTAGACCAACTAGGATAAATACCATCAGTTAGGTAGTAACCTAGCTCATACCTATTACCATTTACCTTGTATCGAAATTCTGGTGCCCATCCATTCACAACCTCATCGAACAGAGAAGAAGACTAAAGAACGTTGATATCGTTGTTTGATCCGGGTGAGCCGAAAaatgcatgccaaatccatgtgtcgTAAGATGCCACAACCTCCAGCACGATGGTTGGCTTGTTATGACGGCCCTTGAATTGGCCAGCCCAACCAGTAGGACAATTCTTCCACTCCCAATGCATACAATCGAGACTTCCTatcatgccagggaagcctcTTTTGTCTGCCTTGCGTAGAAGCCTTTTCAAGTCTTCACGAGTTGGCTTGCGGAGGTATGTGGCTCCGTAGATGGCTTGAATTGCTTGACAAAAGCGCTTCAGGTTCTCAATAGCAGTACTCTCCGCAAGTCGGCAATATTCGTCAGTTGAGTCAGCAGAGCACCCATTAGCTAGCATTCGAAATGCAGATGTGAGCTTTTGATGAGGTGATAGACTTTGTCGGCCTACGACATCTATCTTCCTTGCAAAGTAGTGGTCATGATTGACAACTGCGTTCAAGATGCCTTCAAAAAGCTCTCTCCTCATCCGAAACCGCCTCCGAAAATCATGAGTAGGAAATCTCGGCCGCTCAATGAAATAATCTTTCATCATTTGCTCATGACACTCTTCTCTATCACGTTGCACGAATGAACGCCCTGTGAGAGAACCACGACGGCTAGATTCGCCATGGTGCTCATATTGCATAAACGAGTTTACAAGTTCAGCTTCGGCGTTGATCAGTTCTAAATCCTCAATGTCAAGCCTTACTTGGTATTGTGCCATCTCCATTGCCCTGCTACGCCTTCTTCTATCACtcattgatgagatattgagaatttttaagaaacaaaaaactctttgaaagttgaaagattggtgaatatagaggatgattgaaggTTGAAAGATTGTGTGATCAACTAATATTGGACCCTGTGtttatatagaggatgattgatgaacggttggtgaaagttgaaaattttgtgttgaacggttggtgaaagttgaaagtttggtgttgaaagttgaaagtttggtgttgaatggttggtgaaagttgaaagtttggagttgaacggttggtgaaagatgaacgattggtgaaagttgaaaggtTGGTGAAAGTAGTTTGCTTTGTAaaaaatttaatgattttttaatatttatcggaatttaaatttttttagattaaaatgttcataaaattaatttacaataatctacatatttattttttaaaaaaatattgatttaagaaaaaaattagcctaagttcattctttaataattcccggctaaaattttaggccagaagggttggagcagaaaagatgtttctgggctaaaagccaaattttccgggctaaaaaatttggcttttagcccaagggttggagatggtctaaggggggtgaattgtaagatcccacatcacccaagggagtggatcttgtaatccttatatgtatattcccatctttacctagcacgaggcattttgggagctcactggcaatggaacccaaagccagtgagctctcaaaaggcctcgtgctaggtagagatgagaatatacatataaagcttacaggatccacttccctagacgatgtgggatcttacatatAGAGATAAATTAAAtgtgttcaaataaaatttctcttttatCTTCTATCCACATCGTAGTCATTGTTACATTTCACCCCTAGCTACTGAACATTCTCAATGCTTTTTCTAGAAATTAATTCAAACAATCGGTGCAGcattatttacacattatttatAATATGGACACATAAATTGTGCTAAAAACATGAGGTATTAGAGAGttcaacttttgagaaagtcttcttagcatttcttTTTAAACTGTGGCGTAGTTTTTTGCTAATTAGTTACTGATCTAAAACTTTTAGTCAATGAATTAAAAGAAAGTATCATCATCTCGTTGGACTTACATTAACTATATTAACTGTCGGACAAATCCAATAATTCCTATTTATCAACAAGGTGGGGTCAATAGAATCTCTTCAAATTTTTTGCAGTAAGTATACATATAAGGAAAGTTCGAAAAGTATAAATTCAAAGACTTTAAAAATGCCATCCgcatttccttttcttctttattttctgtattattagtaaaaaaaaagtgGAGATTAAACCAGACTACACGTATAATCAACCCCACAAAAACACTTTGgggttttgaaaataaatcttTTGGTTACATGCATGCATAAAGTTCTCTTTCATTGTCTTGAATAATCCTATTTTTCTTTCACGcgctaatttatttatttgttttgatgAAATAGTGAAGTAGAGTTGTTGAATTGAGTCTCTGAAGGAATCAAAACCAAAAGAAGATCGCTAAAAAGCGCGTTTCGCCCCGTCACTTTATTGGCCCATATATATTAGTCAAACACCATGCAATCAGGCTTTTGTATGCCCAAATTAAGATCTTTTAGCACCGCCCTCAAGTCTTAACCCTCAAGCAAAGTCATGACCAACTGACATGAATATGCCCCTAGCTGATGTGAAATGTGAAACCTCAAACATGCTTAAATAGGCATGCAGAAGATTAGACACCTCATTCACCATAACATTTTAAGTTTCCGTGAAACCAAGCAAACAAAGCTGCCATCGAGCAGATGATGTAACATTAGGGTTTGGATAGAGTGACAAATGTCCGCACCACATGCTGACAGACACACATGTCTCAAAGGATATTGCAACTTGTAAGTTGTAGTTATCCTGCCGAAAGGTAATCAATCGTTGCAACTTGTAAACGGCATTATACGATAGCTTACAAAACTTCAAAACCCTAGATTAGATGGCCagaaaacctaaaccctaaaattttatttgcaaGGTGCATGCATGCACATAGATAGCTATATACTATACATGGTACAAAACATGATATGCACATATAATGCAGTTGATATTGGACCGAGAAATGGCCACGCCACTGCAGGCTTATATGTCTCAGTGTGAATAATAATGTACCATGGAAGGTCAAAGCGCGTTTGCCTTTGCTCACACGCAGCAGTAGTGAGATAAGAAAAGGAAAGGCCATACTACATGGCTTTAAGTCTGCGATTGGCCGAAGGGTTCGACTTTCAAATTGAaagcattttgttttttgtacaAGAAACCAAACACTGGTGGACAAACATCTTGGAATGTCCTTGTCTTGCTCCATATGTCTTGCACGATGTATTGGGGATTCGTGACAATACCATTctttttttgtattattgtcGCCTGTTGTTTTAATTTGAGTACTAGATCGTGAACAAAGGGTTGCATATATAGAAAAGAA is part of the Malus domestica chromosome 12, GDT2T_hap1 genome and encodes:
- the LOC139189846 gene encoding uncharacterized protein translates to MAREHVRGRNWTFEEDVSLCLAWVSVSEDGAVGTNQNKKVLWDKIIAKFQENCNGSGRDGSGVYDRWKTINKACTLWKGSLERAMVGMPSGRSAIEIGDKAMEIYKTRVTPKNQVFKLQHACDVLKDCPRWATDADQQWGRLFQREAAPRNEGGDEGVDEMTPSPSLARPPGRDKQKEAKRKGKSQDSPSGDFAIGIAKLHETHSARQEEAARLRLQMKEISDREENRFEIEFMMKDLNKYTPERKKFLRNKQKEIMRKSASRRMFQEEPYIPTFQRSPSPSEDGGYDC
- the LOC114819994 gene encoding protein ANTAGONIST OF LIKE HETEROCHROMATIN PROTEIN 1-like, with protein sequence MEMAQYQVRLDIEDLELINAEAELVNSFMQYEHHGESSRRGSLTGRSFVQRDREECHEQMMKDYFIERPRFPTHDFRRRFRMRRELFEGILNAVVNHDHYFARKIDVVGRQSLSPHQKLTSAFRMLANGCSADSTDEYCRLAESTAIENLKRFCQAIQAIYGATYLRKPTREDLKRLLRKADKRGFPGMIGSLDCMHWEWKNCPTGWAGQFKGRHNKPTIVLEVVASYDTWIWHSSSLFDEVVNGWAPEFRYKVNGNRYELGYYLTDGIYPSWSTFVKSFSHPDSEKKKLFSQRQESYKKDVERAFGILQARWAIVRGPARFWQPEDLHSIMMMCIILHNMIVEDEYIEIVEDSDEDVDDDQPTHARAIARDVEYLAPTTYETQHDRVTLGEYMRRLNRIQAPQIHDTLCKDLVEHVWRREGER